TCTTCTTAAGCAAGGAAAGCCCATAGGATTAAAGAAAATACAAAGAGATTTAGGAATTAGTTCACCGTCTTTAGTTCATTATCATTTGAAGAAACTTGAAGAGCAGGGATTAGTCAAAGAAACTCAAGAGGGTTATATAATTAATAAAGTTATAATCTCAGAATTTGTAAAAGTTGCAAATCATCTGATTCCTATTTCAGGCTTTTGGTCTTCATTCTTCTTAACGTCACTAGCTTTAGAAATTATACTCTTGTTATCCGGTAAAATAATTGACTCAGCAGTATTCGGGTCGATAATTATCGGAATTTCATCGGCTTTAAGTATAAAAGAGCTGATCAGAAAATACAAGGAGACTAAACTCTGGTAATATAGTAATAAAGAAGTATTATACTAATTGTCGTGAAAACTGATATTGCTAACGAAGGGTAGATTATGACAGGATTTCTATTGGAGCTCCACATAGAGAAAGCAAACAGATCTGATACACTATCTAAGGTTAGAAATACAGAAACTACTAGCAACACTGAAAATAATTTACTCTTGTTGAACTCTCTTTTAAGCCTATAGAATTCAGCAAATATCAATATGGAGACTATAACTGATATTAAAGCTAATGAGATATGAATATACCAGATCTCGAACATAAAGTAATATGATGAGGAGGATTTATAAAGAATTTACCCAAATCTCACGCTTAATTATAGTCAGAAAAAGTTTAAACATTTTAAACACAATAAACTTCTGAGTAATATGGAAAAGAGGATAAAAGTTATAGTTGCAAAGCTAGGTTTAGATGGCCACGATAGAGGAGCAAAGGTAGTAGCTAGAGCATTAAAAGATGCTGGAATGGAAGTAGTTTATACAGGATTAAGGCAGACTCCTTCTCAAATAGTAAAAACCGCAATTCAAGAAGACGCCGATGTTATAGGAGTAAGTATATTAAGTGGAGCTCATTTAGAACTAGTTCCGCCATTAGTTAATTTAATGAAAGAAAACGGATTAACAGATGTGGGTCTAATAGTTGGCGGAGTAATACCACCTCAGGATATCGAAAAACTGAAAAACATGGGCGTTGATGAGGTGTTCTTACCCGGCTCAAGCTTAAAGGAAATTGTTGATAAAGTAAAAAGAGTTGCCGAAAAGAAGAGAGGTATAAAAGTTGGACAAGCTACTTGAAAAGGCGTTAAAAGGAGAAGAACTCTCCATATCTAGAGTACTTACAAGAATAGAATACATGACAGACGAAGGAATGAAATATTTAGAGGAATTAAGTAAAAGGGCAGGAAATGCTCATACTATAGGAATTACCGGTATTCCAGGAGCCGGGAAAAGTACATTAATTTCGTCACTTATTGAAGAGTTTTCTAAACGAGGAAGAAAAATAGGAGTTATAATGATAGATCCTTCTAGTCCCATCTCCATGGGATCCTTTATGGGAAATAGAATAAGAATGCAAGATAAGACTATGATGAATAATGTTTTCATAAGGAGTATAGCCTCTAGAGGCCATTTAGGTGGAGTTTCTTCCGAAGCAATAATGTTAATTGAAGCAATGGATGGCTTAGGTTTTAATCCAATTATAGTCGAGACCGTTGGAGCAGGACAAACAGATACTGAAGTAGTTTCAAGTGTTCATACTATTACTGTCGTTAATGTACCTGGAACAGGAGATGAAATACAAGCATTAAAGGCAGGAATAATGGAAATAGGAGATATTTACATAATAAATAAGGCAGAATATCCTGAGGCCGAAGTGCTTTATGATGAGATAAAGTTTGCAATAGATAGTGGCAATTGGGATGGATGGAAGCCCCTAGTTCTCAAAGTCAGTGCTTTGAAAAAGACTGGGATAAGAGAATTGGTTGACGCTCTGGAAACTCACGAGAAGTATTTGAAAGAGAACGGTAATTTTGATAAAAAGGTTAATGAAAGAAGAAAAAAGATGGTAGAATTGATTATAAGAAGGAAAATAGACGAGAAAATTCAAGATGTGGTAAATAAGGATTTTCCAGATAACTGGAGCGATGTTCTCAGTATAATAGATAAAGTGTACAATGATGTTAAAAAATCATTGTAATTCATCTAGGTATAATACCTCTTCGCTTCATCTCTCTAACTACTAATTCTCCCATTCTTGAAAGCCCATAATATTTGTGATGGGTTCTAGTTTCCTTTTTAGGTTTAGATTTCCTATCTCCGAATTTTATTATTTTAGCCTTAGCTTCCTCAAGTAATCCCATCTTTTCTAATTCCTCAAGTTTCGGCGTAACTTCCTCAAGAGTCTTGTGTGTTAATTTTGAGTAAGTTAATGCGTGATCAGCGTTCAATTCCTCAGCGAGTCTGAGAATATCCTTAGCTAAATCATCATTTTTTACTAGGTTAATGTAAGCTTTTATTAACTCTTTTTCATCTAGGTTCCTTAAAAGGTGATCTCCTTCTCTTGTAAGCCTATAGTAAGTATGGTGCTTGTGGACTTCCGAGCTCAATTTGAATTTAGCTTCAGTGTTTTTTAATGTTGCACCATGAACCCTTTCTATTAATCCTAAAGCTTCCAACTTATCTAGAATATCAATAACTTCTTCAATAGGTATCTTGGTATTCAACATTATTGATTTTCCGTAATCCACATTGGCTTTCCTTAGATGTTGTAAAACTTGCAAGTATCGCTTATCCTTCAAAACTTCTTTAAGTTTATCCTTTAATTCCTCCTCCATCATAAGCCCTTCAAGAAGTCCTTTATTTGTGAATTAAACCCTTCAGGATCGTCTAAATAGCAAGCATGCTGATTACCTATGTTAACGTACTTTGCGGTCTTAACATACTTTAAGATTAGCTCTGCGTTTCTCTTTGGAGAAGTAGTATCATGATGTCCCCATATTAATAATACCGGTAATCCGTCTAAGTTTTTCAACTTACTTTCGTAAGAGCTTACTCCTACAGCTCCTACTAATATTAATCCTCCTAATTTCTCAGTATGATCTACTGCGTAACCTAATACTGCTTCTCCTCCCATTGATGCTCCCAATAAGATAGGCTTTTCTAATTTCATTGTATCTATGAAATCACCAATAAAACTGGAAAGTGAAGAAAATCCATCTTCCTCTGATTTTCCAAAACCTGGAAAATCTATTGATATTGCCCTATAACCAACTTCGGCTATTGCGGATACAGTACCTACTTCTTTCCAAGTGTAAGCATTAAATCTTGCACCGTGGTGAAGTACAACCGGTTTTCCACTTCCTTCTTCGATGTAATGTATTTTAGCCCCTTTTACTTCAATGAATTTATCTTCTAACTGCATACATATATATGCGAATTAAAAAGATATAAAGTTTCTGAAGATTTTGTAGATTTTTAGATAAAAAACAATTTTGACGAAAAATTAACTAAGATGAATAACGTATAAACATTTTTAAATAAAAATTTATAATTGTTGAAGATATAATAGTAATGATCTTACATGACAAAAGTATTAGTCTTGGGAGGAAGATTTGGAGCTTTAACTGCAGCATACACATTAAAGAGATTAGTAGGAAGTAAGGCCGATGTAAAAGTAATTAATAAAGGTAAGTTTAGCTATTTTAGGCCTGCTCTACCTCATGTCGCTATAGGAGTTAGAGACGTTGACGAACTTAAGGTAAACTTGAGTGAGGCACTTCCTGAGAAAGGAATACAGTTTCAAGAAGGTACTATAGAGAAGATCGATGCTAAAAGCAGTATGGTATATTACACAAAACCTGATGGTTCAATGGCTGAAGAGGAATATGATTATGTAATAGTAGGAATAGGTGCTCACTTAGCTACTGAGCTAGTTAAAGGTTGGGATAACTACGGTTACAGCGTGTGCGAACCAGAATTCGCAACGAAATTAAGAGAAAGACTAACTACTTTCCAAGGAGGAAATATAGCTATAGGTTCTGGACCGTTCTATCAAGGCCATAATCCAAAGCCTAAAGTTCCAGAAAACTTTGTACCTAATGCAGACTCAGCTTGCGAAGGACCAGTTTTTGAAATGTCATTAATGCTTCACGGATACTTCAAAAAGTTAGGAATTTTAGATAAGGTTCACGTTACAGTATTCTCTCCAGGAGAATATTTATCTGATCTCTCTCCAAATTCTAGAAAAGCAGTAGCTAGCATATATAACCAGTTGGGAATAAAGCTAATTCATAACTTTAGAGTAAAGGAAATAAAAGATCATGAAATAGTTGATGAGAAAGGAAATACTATACCAGCAGATATCACAATACTGCTACCACCCTACACTGGAAATCCTGCGTTAAAGAATTCAACTTCTGACTTAGTAGACGACGGGGGATTCATTCCAACAGACTTAAACATGGTATCAATTAAATACGATAACGTTTATGCAGTAGGTGACGCAAACTCAATGACTGTTCCAAAGTTAGGATACTTAGCAGTGATGACAGGAAGGATAGCCTCGCAACACTTAGCTAACAGATTAGGAATTCCAACTAAGATTGATAAGTACTATCCAACAATTGTATGCGTAGCAGATAACCCGTATGAAGGTTATGCAGTATCAGTAAAGGACGATACTTGGTACGGAGGAACAGTAACCGTAGCAGATCCAGCAGCAGTAAACCATCTTAAGAAGGAGTTATTCACTAAATATTTCATGTGGACTAAAGGAGATATGGCATTAGAAAAGTTCTTAGCTAGCTGGTGATAGAAACGGCAGACGTAGAGCTAACAGCCCTTGATGAGATTTTAACTCCTGAAAAATTACTAAGTGTAAA
This genomic interval from Acidianus sp. HS-5 contains the following:
- a CDS encoding winged helix-turn-helix domain-containing protein, whose translation is MESINNNETRKRIYYYLLKQGKPIGLKKIQRDLGISSPSLVHYHLKKLEEQGLVKETQEGYIINKVIISEFVKVANHLIPISGFWSSFFLTSLALEIILLLSGKIIDSAVFGSIIIGISSALSIKELIRKYKETKLW
- a CDS encoding cobalamin B12-binding domain-containing protein, translating into MEKRIKVIVAKLGLDGHDRGAKVVARALKDAGMEVVYTGLRQTPSQIVKTAIQEDADVIGVSILSGAHLELVPPLVNLMKENGLTDVGLIVGGVIPPQDIEKLKNMGVDEVFLPGSSLKEIVDKVKRVAEKKRGIKVGQAT
- a CDS encoding alpha/beta hydrolase codes for the protein MQLEDKFIEVKGAKIHYIEEGSGKPVVLHHGARFNAYTWKEVGTVSAIAEVGYRAISIDFPGFGKSEEDGFSSLSSFIGDFIDTMKLEKPILLGASMGGEAVLGYAVDHTEKLGGLILVGAVGVSSYESKLKNLDGLPVLLIWGHHDTTSPKRNAELILKYVKTAKYVNIGNQHACYLDDPEGFNSQIKDFLKGL
- a CDS encoding FAD/NAD(P)-binding oxidoreductase, whose translation is MTKVLVLGGRFGALTAAYTLKRLVGSKADVKVINKGKFSYFRPALPHVAIGVRDVDELKVNLSEALPEKGIQFQEGTIEKIDAKSSMVYYTKPDGSMAEEEYDYVIVGIGAHLATELVKGWDNYGYSVCEPEFATKLRERLTTFQGGNIAIGSGPFYQGHNPKPKVPENFVPNADSACEGPVFEMSLMLHGYFKKLGILDKVHVTVFSPGEYLSDLSPNSRKAVASIYNQLGIKLIHNFRVKEIKDHEIVDEKGNTIPADITILLPPYTGNPALKNSTSDLVDDGGFIPTDLNMVSIKYDNVYAVGDANSMTVPKLGYLAVMTGRIASQHLANRLGIPTKIDKYYPTIVCVADNPYEGYAVSVKDDTWYGGTVTVADPAAVNHLKKELFTKYFMWTKGDMALEKFLASW
- the meaB gene encoding methylmalonyl Co-A mutase-associated GTPase MeaB, producing MDKLLEKALKGEELSISRVLTRIEYMTDEGMKYLEELSKRAGNAHTIGITGIPGAGKSTLISSLIEEFSKRGRKIGVIMIDPSSPISMGSFMGNRIRMQDKTMMNNVFIRSIASRGHLGGVSSEAIMLIEAMDGLGFNPIIVETVGAGQTDTEVVSSVHTITVVNVPGTGDEIQALKAGIMEIGDIYIINKAEYPEAEVLYDEIKFAIDSGNWDGWKPLVLKVSALKKTGIRELVDALETHEKYLKENGNFDKKVNERRKKMVELIIRRKIDEKIQDVVNKDFPDNWSDVLSIIDKVYNDVKKSL
- a CDS encoding DUF2250 domain-containing protein, producing MEEELKDKLKEVLKDKRYLQVLQHLRKANVDYGKSIMLNTKIPIEEVIDILDKLEALGLIERVHGATLKNTEAKFKLSSEVHKHHTYYRLTREGDHLLRNLDEKELIKAYINLVKNDDLAKDILRLAEELNADHALTYSKLTHKTLEEVTPKLEELEKMGLLEEAKAKIIKFGDRKSKPKKETRTHHKYYGLSRMGELVVREMKRRGIIPR